The Candidatus Koribacter versatilis Ellin345 genome has a segment encoding these proteins:
- a CDS encoding family 16 glycosylhydrolase, protein MRLNLLAFLLFASLASAQNLQWMGHTWKPSTGHMAGVIAADPANLSIDKDGALHMRIVKKGDAWSGSEMFTTDDLSFGTYQWEIENSQIYAMDPTIVIGLFSYGPIHKIGADAEEEIDIEFSAWNNNQPKPINADFTVYPPTGHRRPNGVSAWEHNFYVNDRPAKTTARFVWTADKIDFYIMAGFVPISAPPEHVLQHDTLTNDGTNVPHVALPIGMNLWSFKQPPLHEWEIVFRRFDFSPAK, encoded by the coding sequence ATGCGCCTAAACTTGCTCGCATTCCTTCTTTTCGCTTCCCTTGCCTCCGCTCAAAACCTTCAATGGATGGGGCATACCTGGAAACCAAGCACCGGCCACATGGCCGGCGTAATTGCCGCGGACCCCGCCAACCTTTCCATCGACAAGGACGGCGCCCTGCACATGCGGATCGTCAAGAAAGGCGACGCCTGGTCCGGCTCCGAGATGTTTACCACCGACGATCTCAGCTTCGGAACCTACCAGTGGGAGATCGAGAACTCGCAGATCTACGCCATGGATCCGACGATAGTCATCGGCCTCTTCTCATACGGGCCCATTCACAAGATCGGCGCCGACGCCGAAGAGGAAATCGACATTGAGTTCTCGGCATGGAACAACAACCAGCCAAAGCCGATCAACGCCGATTTCACGGTCTATCCACCGACAGGACATCGGCGACCAAATGGCGTCTCGGCGTGGGAACACAATTTCTATGTGAACGATCGTCCGGCAAAGACGACGGCGCGCTTCGTCTGGACCGCCGATAAAATCGACTTCTACATCATGGCCGGCTTCGTTCCGATTAGCGCTCCACCAGAGCACGTGCTGCAACACGACACGCTCACGAACGACGGAACCAATGTTCCGCATGTCGCATTGCCGATCGGGATGAACTTGTGGAGTTTCAAGCAGCCGCCGCTCCACGAGTGGGAGATCGTCTTTCGGCGCTTCGACTTCTCTCCGGCGAAGTAA
- a CDS encoding M48 family metallopeptidase, which produces MQAPRVRLLITLVFFVSFSVAQTLNSSNASAAPVVEVSSAKYAKAMQKVVTKYDVTKIGERKVAGGMNFVSIEAEARLGRQLSGEADRMLRLVQDPVITEYVNRLGQNLVRNSDAKVPFTIKVVDSEEINAFALPGGYFYVNTGLILAADSEAELAAVMSHEIAHVAARHATKNLSKRELLQLCTLPTFFIAGPAVIAIREAAQIALPMTYMKFSRDAEREADLLGMEYAYASGYDPQAMVTFFQKALVRDQKRQRLIARAYATHPMTAERMQRAQAEIQTLLPPKDNYMLTTNEFDEIKARVSRLERNQLVAWAPSSKPTLRNRTDVESAPVSNTPTLRKTVGDGTNFTDVKKDVRTYAERQWN; this is translated from the coding sequence GTGCAAGCTCCCAGAGTTCGTCTGCTGATCACGCTCGTCTTCTTTGTCAGTTTTTCAGTTGCGCAAACTCTTAACAGTTCCAATGCAAGTGCGGCGCCGGTGGTAGAGGTGTCGAGCGCGAAGTATGCGAAGGCGATGCAGAAGGTAGTGACAAAGTACGACGTCACAAAGATCGGCGAACGCAAAGTTGCGGGCGGGATGAACTTTGTCTCCATTGAAGCGGAGGCCAGGCTCGGGCGGCAGTTGTCGGGCGAAGCGGACCGCATGCTGCGGTTGGTGCAGGATCCGGTCATTACTGAGTATGTGAATCGGCTGGGGCAGAACCTGGTGCGCAATTCGGATGCGAAGGTGCCGTTCACAATCAAAGTTGTGGATTCGGAAGAGATCAACGCATTCGCTCTGCCAGGCGGATATTTCTACGTGAATACCGGGCTGATTCTTGCCGCGGATAGCGAAGCGGAGTTGGCGGCGGTGATGTCGCACGAGATTGCGCACGTGGCGGCGCGTCATGCGACGAAAAATTTAAGCAAGAGGGAACTGCTGCAGCTGTGCACACTGCCCACTTTCTTTATCGCTGGGCCGGCGGTGATCGCGATACGAGAGGCGGCCCAGATCGCGTTACCGATGACGTACATGAAATTCTCGCGCGATGCCGAACGCGAGGCCGATTTGCTTGGCATGGAGTATGCATACGCTTCTGGGTACGATCCGCAGGCCATGGTGACGTTCTTCCAGAAGGCGCTGGTCAGGGACCAGAAGAGGCAGCGGTTGATTGCGCGGGCGTATGCGACGCATCCGATGACGGCGGAGCGCATGCAGCGCGCGCAGGCGGAAATCCAGACGTTGTTGCCGCCGAAAGACAACTACATGCTGACGACCAACGAATTCGATGAGATCAAAGCACGTGTGTCGCGACTGGAGAGGAACCAACTGGTAGCCTGGGCGCCGAGCAGCAAACCAACGCTGCGGAACCGGACCGATGTGGAGAGTGCTCCGGTCAGCAATACACCGACTTTGAGAAAAACTGTTGGTGACGGAACCAATTTCACCGATGTTAAGAAGGACGTCCGCACGTATGCGGAGCGGCAGTGGAACTAG
- a CDS encoding MOSC domain-containing protein, with protein sequence MLVEIGQVEALFRYPVKSMAGERLESAELGWHGFEGDRRFALRRVNDRGAFPWLTAGKLPELVRYLPMREGDGVVPTHVRMPDGTQLPIFSEELAAEIEGRYGAPVQMVQMKHGIFDDASISVIASETTNEVARLAGQTPDVRRFRPNIVVRLQQPSAFQEDEWLGGVLEFGEEENAPAIAVTMRDLRCAMINLDPDTAKPETAWMKAAVRANGNNAGVYGTVTRMGRISVGQGIIFRPARPV encoded by the coding sequence ATGCTCGTCGAAATCGGACAGGTCGAAGCGCTCTTCCGTTACCCGGTGAAGTCCATGGCCGGCGAACGGCTTGAGTCCGCCGAACTCGGCTGGCATGGCTTCGAAGGCGACCGTCGTTTCGCGCTTCGTCGCGTGAACGATCGGGGAGCATTTCCCTGGCTCACGGCTGGCAAACTGCCCGAACTCGTGCGTTATCTCCCAATGCGCGAAGGTGATGGCGTCGTTCCAACCCATGTGCGTATGCCCGACGGCACACAGCTACCAATCTTCAGTGAAGAACTCGCAGCGGAGATCGAAGGTCGTTATGGCGCTCCCGTGCAAATGGTGCAGATGAAGCACGGCATCTTCGACGATGCGAGCATCTCGGTGATCGCCTCCGAGACCACTAACGAAGTTGCACGTCTCGCCGGACAAACTCCCGACGTTCGCCGGTTTCGTCCGAATATTGTTGTGCGGTTGCAACAACCAAGCGCCTTTCAAGAAGACGAATGGCTAGGCGGTGTCCTTGAATTCGGCGAGGAGGAAAATGCTCCCGCGATTGCCGTCACCATGCGCGACCTGCGCTGCGCGATGATCAACCTGGATCCAGACACAGCGAAGCCGGAGACGGCGTGGATGAAAGCCGCGGTGCGAGCGAACGGAAACAACGCCGGTGTCTATGGAACCGTGACGCGCATGGGCCGCATTAGCGTTGGCCAAGGAATCATCTTTCGCCCAGCGCGTCCGGTTTAG
- a CDS encoding carboxypeptidase-like regulatory domain-containing protein, with protein sequence MKKLSILAIVVLLGSLLAFADKKDEPQGASEVKFQVVKADNGKPVRNASVILHPVTKQGWQSKKGFELKTDSEGNTQLAVPYGKVRVQVIAPGFQTYGEDFVLTEPTREIVIKLERPKDQYTIYK encoded by the coding sequence ATGAAGAAGCTTTCGATTCTCGCCATTGTTGTTCTGCTGGGAAGCCTGTTGGCGTTTGCCGATAAGAAGGATGAGCCGCAAGGAGCGTCCGAAGTAAAGTTCCAGGTGGTGAAGGCCGACAACGGCAAGCCGGTGCGCAATGCGTCGGTGATCCTGCATCCCGTGACGAAGCAAGGATGGCAATCGAAAAAGGGTTTCGAATTGAAGACCGATTCGGAAGGGAACACCCAGTTGGCGGTCCCGTATGGCAAGGTGCGGGTTCAGGTGATTGCACCGGGGTTTCAGACGTATGGGGAAGATTTCGTCTTAACCGAGCCGACGAGGGAAATCGTGATCAAGCTGGAACGTCCGAAGGACCAGTACACGATCTATAAGTAG
- a CDS encoding CbrC family protein, which yields MPLPNFRYHPDPVKSGNLVVSEETCVCCDKKRGYIYTVSVYAESDDLENALCPWCIADGSAHRKFDASFVDDPGLADEIPNSARQEILYRTLGFAGWQSEQWLACCDDAMAFLEPVGIVEVRRDYPKLEGTLMHEIVHEWERSGGAANELLNSLHREHGPTANAFRCLHCGEHKAYIDIW from the coding sequence ATGCCGCTGCCCAATTTCCGCTATCATCCCGACCCCGTGAAGAGCGGCAACCTCGTTGTCTCCGAAGAGACCTGCGTGTGCTGCGACAAGAAGCGCGGATACATCTATACGGTCTCGGTATACGCGGAGAGTGATGATCTCGAAAACGCCCTGTGTCCGTGGTGCATCGCCGACGGCTCCGCCCACCGCAAGTTCGACGCTTCGTTCGTGGATGATCCGGGCCTCGCCGACGAGATACCAAACTCTGCCCGGCAGGAAATCCTGTACCGCACTCTTGGATTCGCCGGCTGGCAGTCGGAGCAGTGGCTCGCCTGTTGCGACGACGCAATGGCCTTCCTTGAACCAGTGGGTATCGTTGAGGTGCGACGCGATTACCCGAAACTCGAGGGCACGCTCATGCACGAAATCGTGCACGAATGGGAGCGTTCGGGCGGTGCTGCGAACGAATTGCTGAACTCATTGCACCGTGAACATGGCCCCACGGCAAATGCCTTTCGCTGTCTTCACTGCGGCGAGCACAAGGCCTACATCGATATCTGGTAA
- a CDS encoding DUF4136 domain-containing protein, translating into MKSQVALCVLLLASSTIFAQKVKTGFKKGTNFAQYKTYSVAPGEMPAQKPILREIIKNTIQQEFAKRGLTQVESGGDLILVHDGSIDYQGNVALTTLYIPLPGYNDIFWDPTMWVGGNVGWAVSGTYFQQGTLALEFVDPKAKAVVWIGTVRQSINFELDSKEKTMKLLDKAIVKLIDEYPPKG; encoded by the coding sequence ATGAAATCGCAAGTTGCTCTCTGCGTGCTGTTGCTTGCCTCGTCCACCATCTTTGCCCAGAAGGTAAAGACCGGCTTCAAGAAGGGCACCAACTTCGCGCAATACAAGACCTACAGCGTCGCGCCCGGCGAGATGCCCGCGCAAAAACCGATCCTGCGCGAGATCATCAAGAACACAATTCAGCAGGAATTCGCGAAGCGCGGCCTCACCCAGGTCGAGAGTGGCGGCGACCTGATCCTCGTGCATGACGGTTCCATCGATTACCAGGGCAACGTCGCACTCACAACGCTGTACATTCCTTTGCCCGGCTATAACGACATCTTCTGGGACCCCACGATGTGGGTCGGCGGCAATGTGGGTTGGGCCGTCTCCGGCACTTACTTCCAGCAGGGCACGCTAGCGCTCGAATTCGTAGATCCCAAGGCGAAAGCAGTCGTCTGGATCGGCACCGTCAGGCAGAGCATCAACTTCGAACTCGACTCAAAAGAGAAGACGATGAAGCTGCTCGACAAGGCGATCGTGAAATTGATCGACGAATATCCGCCGAAGGGGTGA
- a CDS encoding tetratricopeptide repeat protein produces MTPYRYARPLITLGILLISLWVSSPGQIVPTRINTDPASAKGAQFFYNLEYDKSIREFEAVLKAHPDDPFAVNHLLTTVMFKELYRIGALDTELYSGDSFLTKKQFAPTDPQVVARVKELMDRAFFLEEEHLKTNANDVDALYARGVTRGLRSTWTALAEKAWFAALRSAVGARHDHERVLELDPKYVDAKTIVGVHMYVTGSLPWAVKAAASVAGLSGNKQKGLEYLRAAAAHAPESGMDARITLALFLRREQKYDECLQVVKGMHDEYPHNFLISAEYAHLLNAAGHGPEAVAEYQLVLDRYRKGWFPVSRPEQAAFGLGEAARGQKQYELALNGYNMVSTFKNVDQELIQRTNLGAGEVLDLMNRRDDAVKRYQQVLAFNQSNAVAERAKHNLKTPYRGM; encoded by the coding sequence ATGACACCTTACCGCTACGCCCGTCCGCTTATTACCTTGGGCATCTTATTGATCTCGCTGTGGGTTAGCTCTCCCGGCCAAATTGTGCCAACCCGCATCAATACTGACCCGGCTAGCGCCAAAGGGGCACAGTTCTTCTACAACCTCGAATATGACAAATCCATCCGGGAATTCGAGGCCGTATTAAAGGCACATCCCGACGATCCTTTCGCGGTCAACCACCTCTTGACGACGGTGATGTTCAAAGAACTGTATCGAATCGGCGCCTTAGATACGGAGCTCTATTCCGGCGATTCGTTCCTGACCAAGAAGCAGTTTGCGCCGACCGATCCGCAGGTGGTAGCACGCGTGAAAGAGCTGATGGATCGTGCGTTCTTTCTCGAAGAAGAGCACCTCAAGACGAATGCCAATGACGTCGACGCGCTTTACGCGCGCGGGGTGACCCGGGGCCTACGCTCCACGTGGACCGCGTTGGCTGAGAAAGCGTGGTTTGCGGCACTGCGGAGTGCCGTCGGCGCACGGCACGATCATGAGCGCGTGCTCGAACTCGATCCCAAGTATGTAGACGCAAAGACGATCGTCGGCGTGCACATGTACGTAACCGGCAGTCTGCCATGGGCGGTGAAAGCGGCGGCTTCCGTCGCGGGATTGTCCGGCAACAAGCAAAAGGGGCTTGAATACCTTCGCGCCGCCGCCGCGCATGCGCCTGAGAGCGGCATGGATGCTCGCATCACGCTAGCGCTTTTTCTCCGCCGCGAGCAAAAGTACGATGAGTGCCTTCAGGTCGTAAAAGGCATGCACGATGAGTATCCCCACAATTTCCTGATCTCTGCCGAATACGCGCACCTGTTGAATGCAGCGGGACACGGGCCGGAGGCGGTTGCGGAATATCAGTTGGTCCTCGACCGCTATCGCAAGGGATGGTTCCCGGTGAGTCGTCCGGAACAAGCGGCTTTTGGGCTGGGCGAAGCAGCGCGCGGCCAGAAGCAGTACGAGCTTGCGCTGAACGGGTACAACATGGTCAGCACGTTTAAGAACGTGGATCAGGAACTCATTCAGCGTACGAATCTCGGCGCCGGCGAGGTGCTGGACCTAATGAACCGGCGGGATGATGCCGTAAAGCGCTACCAACAGGTGCTCGCGTTCAATCAATCGAATGCCGTAGCCGAGCGCGCCAAGCACAATCTCAAGACCCCGTATCGCGGGATGTAA
- a CDS encoding GNAT family N-acetyltransferase has product MHKIATPRLWLIPATVASMKAELRSPRSLSRNLNVRMPKVWPPPPFNDEASQRWMLNYLESHEQSRWGMYYILLRGRDRQLIGNCGFKGEPLKNSIEVGYAICPEFRRHGYAAEAVDRLLRHAFDDPNINRVLAETFPDLIGSIGVLRKNKFVRVRGGSEPGVIRFSHTRARWLAS; this is encoded by the coding sequence ATGCACAAGATCGCAACTCCGCGGCTCTGGCTGATCCCTGCCACCGTCGCATCCATGAAGGCCGAACTCCGCTCCCCGCGCTCGCTCTCACGAAACCTGAATGTGCGGATGCCCAAGGTTTGGCCGCCACCGCCATTCAACGACGAAGCTTCCCAACGCTGGATGTTGAACTATCTCGAATCGCACGAACAAAGCCGCTGGGGGATGTACTACATCCTGCTCCGCGGACGCGATCGCCAACTCATCGGCAATTGCGGCTTCAAAGGCGAACCGCTGAAGAACAGCATCGAAGTTGGTTATGCGATCTGCCCCGAGTTTCGTCGTCACGGCTACGCCGCCGAGGCCGTCGATCGATTGCTGCGCCATGCCTTCGACGATCCGAATATAAACCGCGTTCTTGCCGAGACCTTCCCCGATTTGATCGGCTCCATCGGCGTGTTGCGCAAAAATAAATTCGTGCGCGTACGTGGCGGAAGCGAACCAGGAGTAATTCGCTTCAGCCACACCCGCGCACGATGGCTTGCTTCTTAA